TGGAAAGAAATTGGACTAACACCAAAATTAGAGTTGGCACCCCCTTGACCTACTGTgacgaagaaaaggagaggaagatgaGGCGCATGCCCCATCTGATTTTGGCATTAAAAAGAGCAAGTGGGAGGTGTCCAAGACTCCTAATAAGAGTTggttttagattttttatgagataaggatctgatttgatcataatcctaAACTAAGTAGGACTCCTTTTGACCTATAAAAGGATCTGGAGATGTGATCTCTAAACAAGAAGCAATAGAAGCAATCTAAGCCTCCATGccgcccctctctctcttggtgtccatgccctctctctctctcttctcttcttcatgCCTCCACGCCCAAGGGGTTGGGCATCTTTGgtttccatgcccaagggttgggcgtccTCTCCCTTCTATGCGCCAAGATTCAGGGTGTTGATTTGAGAGAAGTtctctcttattcttcttccttggGATGCTTGCTggtttcttggtgaagaaacaAAGAGAAGCTTTCCTAGATCTGTTCCGTGGATATCTGTAGATGTCGGACACTCGTGCAGCTCTAAAAAAATCGAAAAGAAATATCCACGATCATCAAACTGTGGTAAATATCTACCCGCACAAAGGGGAAGATAAGATCTTCATGCTtatgtttgataattttatttgctGCATATAGATCTTAAGAAAGAGATGATCTCATGAGATGAGATCTAGAAGTTGCATGTTAGATAAATTTCATTCCGCTGCTTGTATGAAAAACTTTTGTTCTAGCTTGCATGCTGCCCTAGTTTTTCCTTCAAGCACAACAGCTGAAAAAGTAATTGTCTAACAAAACCAACATAGCGAAAATTAACAGACCAATTCATCATCATTATCTAATGCAATAAATCTATTAGACGTGATCATACGCTTCACAACTAACACAATACAAACAAAACCCATTTCAAACCTCTGACGGTGTATCAAATAATCATCCCATTTAAACTTCAATTCAaggccaataaaaaaaaaaaaaaaaaagctcacctTGGCCAAGCTTAAACTTGAATGGCGTCCCGCGATCACGGCTCGAGTCGAACTTTGTGCCATCCAGCAGCGTCCCAGTGTAATGCACTGCAATCCAACGACACCACCCAaaaagatcaaattttgataaacaAAAACAAAGCAGCAAAACCcattttattgattttttggtttTAATATGCATACCTTCGACCTCGTCGCCGACTACGGGGGTCTCCCAGCCTTGGCCCTCCTTGAGGAGCTTCTTCTTGAGGCCCTGCTTGCCGATCTCCTTCTCCTCCCCGAccttaaggatggggttgggctcgaAGTCATCGTTGGGAAGGTCGTTCATCTCCTCCTCGCCCGCCGGGAGATCGAAGTCCTCCTCCATTTCCAAAACACCAAGCTCAGGGAAAGATCAAAGGGTTGATCGAAGTAAAGAGCGATTGGATTGGAATTTCAGAAcgcgagaaaagaaaagatgggagGAGGTTTTTATGGAAGTGGGGATTGGGTTCTAGAGAGTTCTTTTGGACGGACGGAGAAGAAGAGCGACGATGCTTCCAGAGAGCGGGCTCTCCCTCTCTCCGATATCTCGGAATCACCATTTtcctattatatattatataataattattaagaTAGGATTAGGAGTGGGACGGAGCGAATGAAACCGAATAGGCTTTTTAACGATCCGTTGTGGTTTTGAATTCGTGGCCTTTCTCGCTGGCTCGGAGTTCTTGTCCAACTACCCTGGACCGCCCAAACCAGGCCGGCCCAATATCCATAAATGTCTGGACAGAGCAGTGATTTTGATTTTTCACCAAGATGTGAAATGCAAAGTAACGTGTTGTAGGAGTAATTGATGGATTTTGTCTTACGATTGATGTACAAAACATGGTAAAAGTGATGTTGTATGTGGAATGAAATTTAGTCAAGAGAATGTTTAACAGGATGGCTGGTGATTTAACCGGTTCAAAATGTAAGTATGGCACACTAATCACAGCTAATTGGTAGATGCCTATAGCTTTATTTTGTTTTTGATAGATAAAAAGAATAGCAAATTTGATTGATTTAAAGGGAAAAAATTAATGGATCGTTGCACTTTATGATGGattaaaagtatatatatatatttctaatggCTGTGATATGAGGATggatggaggaaaaaaaaattgggcTTGTCCACGGCATACtgattcaaaatattattttctaagATTGTACCAATGTTTTCGGTGAGAATCAAGCTCAAAATttggattttgaaataattttttttatcaaagtaTTTCCCTGTTGTAGGCGGAAAGATCAACCTAGTGCGTAGATGATGGAGCTGGATTCATGGTTCTGTTAGTTGTGGGTGTCCCTGCCTTGAGCCCTACTTGCAGCAACATTCTCATTTTTCCTCTGTTTAAAACAACAGCAGACTCGAAAGAGAGAGTAGAAGCTGTATTCACTTGTGCCACTTCATTCCAGAGTCTCTAGCGTCAAGCATTTCAAAGAGAAACTACCAACTACTCGGTCATAGACTTTCTTAAAATCTAACTCCCAGAGAATCCctttcttttttaatttgtttGCAATGATGAACCACTCCAATACACAAATAAAGCTATCAAAAATATGTCTTCGTTTTATAAGTGCCAACTGCATATCCTCAACCAAATTATCTATGACTCCACTCAAACTCTTAGCTAACACCTTGGAGATCACTTTAAGGGTGCCATTCATAAGGGAGACCATCGCTATCCTTTTTTGAGATAAGGGTGACAAGAGTGTAACTAAGCCTCACTAGTTCAACTTTACCAACATAAACCTCATCAAACAATTTCAGTACATCTAGTTAGGTTATATTCCAATACCTCTGATGAATAAACAAAGGAAAGCCATTGACATCAGGCACTCTCTTGAAAGCTAAGCTGCACATATTGTCTTTGATTTCTCTCTATTAACGAGCTATCTAAAGAACCCAATTAAGGATGACATTTGTATTCGTGCAACTAACTCCAACCAGCTGGCGCCATATTGCTACCATCGGAGGAGAATAAGTCGGAATAATATTGAAAAAAAGACTTAGCAATTTGAGAACCATCCATGGTAACATTTCCTGACTTCCAACTGTGATATAAAATTTTCCTCCTCTAGCCACTGGCAAACTTACGAAAGAAAGCCAAATTTAGATCCCCTCTTTGATCCACAGAGCTCTTGATCTCTGATGCCAGAGGATCTCCTCTTTAGATATAATATCTTCAAGCTCAACTTTCAATTTGCATCTTTATTGTAATTCAATTGGCTATAGATTACTTGATTCTTCTTGAAGGTCTCCCCTGAATTCTATTCAAAATGAGTCACACTCTCTCTTCAACATTAAAAAACTTATGTTTATTCCATTTCTTCAACTTCTGACCGCAAGCATCCACACCTGACCATAATTGGCCATaatattttcattcattgaatTCCACCACTGCTCTATAAATTCATATAAATCTAACCCGATTTGAGAGAAAAAAGATTTTCTTCAGCCCGCTCAACTTAAATCGCATAAAAAAAAAGGTAGAAAAAAATGGAAGACATAAAAAGTAGGGCTTAACTCCCCCTTATTTTCactgatttttttatgaaaactaAAATATATAGCCCTATTTATAATAGTGAGGTAGAAAAAAATGGAAGACATAAAAAGTAGGGCATAATTTGAGTCAAATTCTTCTTCTTATATTCTACAAGAGCATCCATTCTTGAATATTATGGATCGGATTCTTCTTTCTAGCTCAAATACGACCAactctctaaaaaaaataattaatatgaaacatcattaaaaaatactaaaattttataggAGATGGTCTTGACTTTTATGTTGATTTTGCCTTCTATTAATCTATCTAATTCTTCATGaattgaaagatattttttaatcaaagtcttttctaaaaagaagagTTTTAGTTGACTGATCTATTTCGAGGTCCAAAATTGTAGATATCAAAAGGATATccaatttcaaaaagaaaaaaaagatcatttcAATCGGATATAGTATGACTAAGTTACAGCCCCCTGAAGTTTGCTATATGCTTCAGTTTCCTAATATAACATATCTTACTCCAAAATCCTATCCAATCTTGCTTGTAGTAGTCAAAGTGATCTACATCGAGTTTGATAATCTTTTTGAATATCTGTAATAACCAACATCATCCACATTGAATTTGATGATTCTCTTAGATATCCATAGTGGCCAAAATGGTCTACATTGAGTCTAGTGATCCTTTTGATAGTAACCAATATGATCTATATTAAGTCTATTAGTAGTAGCCAAACTAGTTCACATCAAGTCTGATGGTCTTCCTGGATACTCGTAGTGGCCAAAGTGATCTACTTGGATCAAAACCTTTATATTGTTGCCATAATTTTCCAAACCTTAAAGAAAAACTGCCTTAGTCCATTCCAAGTTAGTATCCAAGAGGATACGTAAGCGATTAGAAATAGGTGACTCCATGCTTATGCTATATTCAAAACTTCAGATAATAATTCTCTCAGTTTTCAAAAAGGAGATACTGTCTAACTTTGCCATACTTTGGTCTCCCTCTTTTTAGTCCAACTAAACTTCTTACTCTTGATTAAGATATCAATTAAACCATTTCTAGGAATGCAATAATTGATAACCTACATCAATCCTTGTATCGGATGCCTTGGACCGAATATTAAGCTTAGCCACATCAGAAAATCCTATTCACAGGGATTGGGCCGCTTGAAACTACTAGTCATGTCTGATGTTTTTTATAATTTGTGGATGATAACTATGATTTTCTAcaactcctccaagcttcgcatTTAGGTTTTGAAGCTTATTCTACACTTGTTTGGGCTATGGTCAAGGTTAAAGTTCAATTTTAATAAAACATGTGTAATTAGATAAGGTCTGtctaagaaaaggatcaaagatgcATTTCCGATTCTGGATTGCTAGATAGTAGAATTTCTTATACAGACTTGTGGATTTCATTGTATCATTCCTCACTTAAACAAAAGAGCTAGAATTTTCTAGTTGAAAAGATTAAGAAGAAATTGTTTGGGTGGAGGAGAAAAGCTTTGTCCATGGTCGGTCgaatcatccttattaacacaATCCTTAGGGCCATCCTAATCTATTGGATGTCAGCGCTCACAAACCCAACAATTGTCATCCGGAGGATTTATATAATTTGCCACTCCTTTTCTTGGGGAGACCTTAACTCAGGCAATATAATCAAATACCTTGTCAGCTGGTCTATGGTTTCTAGACCTAAAATATTTGGAGGCCTTGGCATATTTAACCTTCAACTCATTAACAAAGCTTGGCTCCTAAAATGGTGATTTAGGTTTTTTCAGGATTATGACCGCCCATGGCACTCTTTATTCGAGGACTTTATTTTGCTTGAAGGCTATCCGAAACCTTAAACATTCATCTGATAACCAAAGCCTCTCCTTTTTGGAAAAGCATGCTCAAGCTTTTCAAACTCTTAGCAATTTTCATTTCTAGTAGTCAAGAATGGCCAATGAACCTCTTGTTAGCATGACCATTTGGCCAATAATCAACCTCTTTCACTAAAATTGCCTGCACTTGACCTTTTTTGCAAATAAtcattctagatctatccctgaaCTCTTAGCAGCTTATAACTGATTGTCGAACTTCAAATAGCCTAATAACTATGTGGCAACATGGAAATTATTGGAGTTGAATTTGTATATCAATGAACTCTTAACTTTCTAATGGCATTGATAGCAGAAAATTGTCTATGGTAGTCATCTCTTGTATTCTTCGTGAAGAAATGCTTCCTTTTCTTATTTTATGGAAGGATAAAATCTCATTTTGGAGCCATCATTTGGGGACTTTTAAtacctaaaaagataaaaatctcccaactcatttttctttcataatCAAGTTCTCACTACCAACAATCTAGCTAAGAGAGGCCTAGTGATTTCTAGTCTCTACCCTCTCTGTTCCATTCATAATTAAAGCTCAGACCACCTTATGCTGATGTATGAATACTCCAAGCTAGTCTCTTTGAAACTTTGCCTTCTAGAATATTGATCTACACTAGCTTTTCGATAGCATCTTCGATCTTTGGCATAACTGGAGGGAATTACAAAGTGAACACATGCTTTGATAGCTATTGATACACCACTATCCATTGGGCTTTTGTGCATATGGAAAGAACCCAATAACCACATATTCGATTCTGAAGCTTTGGCAAATAGAAAACTATCAAAACAAGTACTCAATCTCTTCAAGGATTCGATGGTCACTCTCAAAATACTAAGATCCTACTAATGACATCCTACTGGGAGTAATCACAGTAGAGCACTGATGTCacagcaaacaaaaaaaaaggatcaaGAAGAATAAGAACATAAGAGCACACCAAGGTTTATGTGGTTCAGGAATCAGAAAAATCTCCTACGTCTATGGGCAAAGATGAGCAAATCCACTATGTGAGAATCAAGAGTACAACAGAGGAGAAGTATTTAAAGTCCCAAAACCCCATACATCcagaaatctctctctctctctctctctctctctctctctatatatatatatatatatatatatatatatatatatatatatatatatatatatatatatattcacaaaatagTGGAGAATGAAGAAGGGTGAAGATGCCGCTTGCagggaaagaaaggaaagatgaggacgatctattttttttttgatgaggatGTGGGGTATTTATATAAACCCCACTGTTGCCATTATCAAAATCGAAAAAAAACTTGATTGGAGAGAGAAGTCTGAATAGGTTTCTGTTACATCTATGTTGACCAGGTCAAAAAAAAACCAAACATATCTCCACTTTTTGACTTAGATAACATAGATGCACTCTTCAAAATAAAATTCTTGCAAATATAAATAGTAGAAAATACTCATCTCCATCAAAAAATCCTATAGGATATTATTGAGTACTATAGACACCAACTAAGTCCAAGCAATGCTTGAATTTAGGAACTGAAAGAGACTTTGTCATCATGCCAGCTAGATAATCTGTAGTACCAATTTTCTTCACAGCAATATTGTCTTCAGCAATCACATCTCTGATAAAGTGGTATTTAACATCAACATATTTTGTTCTTTCATGATACATCTGATCTTTAGTCAAATGTATAGCACTAAGACAATCACAGTAGACAACAGTGACATGCATACCAGAACTGAGCTCATTCAGTAAATCTCTCATCCAAATAGCTTCCTTCACTACCTCTATAGCTGCCATATACTCTACCTCTATGGTAGAAAGTGCAACTGTGGACTATAAGGTAGCTTTCTAACAAGTAGCACAACCTCCAATATAAAAGAGGTAACCAGTACGAGACCTTCTGTCCAGGTCTCCAGCAAAGTCTGAATCTACAAACCCAGTCAAAATATCACTATTCCTGATAAATTCTAAATAAGTGCCAATTGTACCTCTCAGATACCTTAAAATTCACTTCATAGCCTGCCAATAAGTTTTACCAGGATTTGCCATATATCTACTTACAATACTGACTGCATATGAAATATATGGCCTAGTACAATCATAGCATACATCAAGTTGCCAACTATACTGAAGTATGGAATATGTGAtataaaattttcttcttttgAAGACTGAGGTGATAAAGAAGCTGAAAATTTGAAATGAGCAACAAGAGGTGTAGAAACAGGCTTGGCATCTGACATGCCAAAACATTGAAGTACTTTCTTAATATACTTtatgttagatttgtgccctagaagccaattattgactaacacattatgtaattctaggacttaaacttgtacttataatcttttattatcaataaagagatttttttattccaatcatatttgtgtctatgatttatcctacaaattaacaaaaataattttggtatattcttaaagagttaaaaatttgagacatatattaaaaaatgattaatttctaaatactttcgatcaaaagatcgtctTGGAGGAccgtgatcaatctatttgagatcgatgcactaTTCACCTCCCTTATTAATAGATGACTCTCGGATCTGCGATGTAGCGATACTGAGATGaaggtgcagatagttgttagagaataacttgcactgagcgtaaccaacatgagaaccatatggatgtctactcactcgtcaataatctcctcgatactgcagtggtgtgagtggtcctttgatctgcagtgccattgactattcacagtgaggttaCTGGATTCGACTGCACATTTTCTTAGTCCCTATCCATTTGGATCTTTACTGTGTATGTTAGTTTTAGTAagttcagattcactatttggaataggatgcacctaaatgaaatttatcgatcttgatagaaaaggagaagtcctatgcgatttgcgagactgagttcagaaagtttttgatcaaagcaagtgtgaatattgaaaaagagtttctacgggatttacaaatgaactcgaatcgagccaatctagcatatgactgacgatggagtctgacgagttctccatgatctctgtcaagtcgggactcacgatagaaggattgaatcatatgataattatacctaggagttcatactttcattctattggattaccactatatactgttaggtgtcactgatggattgtgagactcatcggatatcatcttgatgattgatggccCTTGAagagtagaattgaaaatattctaatccatcgaaaagagtttcaacgatattgtgatgaagatcacaatatatctcactaccagatagaatgaaatctatggggtcacacattaagcaatttaatctcgaatttgccaattgaacttatgaagttctaattaggttaggatttattgaaatcttattaggtttatgagaaccatgctagcacatagttaaacttaattcttctcaaaattttgatttgatcgagtccatagctttaaacctaatctaaattcatttgagtttaattggactcttaattgtgagcccaagagaattagattaagtcaattagttgacataattattctaatattatctctcctttatctcctaattatctctaagtgtgcatatggaatagatggaagattgggtggtgctttccttctcttttggcaagAATTGGGTGCCAAATCCTAGAGAAGCctaccccctcttatgtggcatggtgtgAAGGAGAGAGAGGTGGGCCCACACCCCTTCTTTTTTGGATAGAAATCCTATtatggggcaccaagagttggcaccccaactatctGACATGTATTAGATGGACGCCTCTTATACCTACTTAAAGGGGTTGatcatatatcatttatatctgattttaattagaataaatcagattaaaaagataaagaattcttatgagataaggatctatctttttaagataattaggttcctattatgtgtcagggtagtatctatataaagggtatgtctctaGGATTTCTAGCTAATTGATTGTTGGtaaaaaaatatctctctctcccttctccatgcctcctctcctccctcttttcCTTCACCTAATAGTTAGGCATCCCCTCTTCCACACGTCAAGAGGTAATGCTTGgtgtcttcaagagtgaagatcgagaaaaagaagaagaagactgttaatcaaggagttgatcctatAGTCCAGATCAAAGcattgatcaaagtgttcaaggctaaggttttttttgaaaagaaaaatcttCTACAAGGAGAAATCAGTTTGAGATCAatctcgatggatatccgtagaggctagatgcgtatgcggctcgagcatctacgacTCTGTGATCATCAAAAGCGGTGAACATCTACCTGCACTAAGGtaaagagatctgatctcatatttatatctaaattttagattgtatatatgtgttttctcctgCACTTgggtagaattagatttgatctattgcatgtagGGGTGAAAGGGTTTAACCTATTTATTTTCTGCTGTGGttttcaaagttttaaaatctacatatgctgcctacccgattttctaacagtggtatcagagccacaaattttttaaaaatacatatgatctgatttttaaattagatttaaaaattttaatgatttaaatttaattttgtgctgatataaagTTATCATGGTATAGAGTTTATCCTCTATATTGCAAAAATTATCCTAGCAcgattgattgattttaaaaattatttttaaaataatcaaatcaaattttatagatctaaaaattagcttatgtgatatgtttaatttgagtttagatttgaaattagaatgattaaaaatttacatcaaattgatataaggttgtcctgatatagggtttacctcctatattgtaaaggttgtcctacttTGATgtaaatcaatttttaaaatatatttttaaaatattttaatcattattttagatctgattttatatatatttgatatgtataaatttagttttagatctgaaatttaatgtacatatgatgcatatttaatttagatatgaaactacatatatttgatatatgaaactaggtttagatctgaaataatttcaagatcataagccactaattgcatgcaatgaaatataatctaaaaaattatttttagatctaaaattatgttgttgcatgtgggtatgggatgaacaaattagatctaaatgatCGAACTACAAttggggtctaattgattagatcaggctagaattcattttcaattttaagtagttgattgaacctaattgatGGATGATTAAAATTAGaccaaaggggctcaaagtcaagtttagtAGTAATTGGTCATATCGAtctatattttgatgtgaattgattgactcaagactgaATTTATCTTAGTAATTCggatccatttcaataggttaatctaatcaattctaatcgatcaatttggtgtctaagataaatatttagatgatagttatttaattgattctattatctgacctgatcaattttgattagtatctaaagaaagcaatggagggacccccacacatcttaacttatcgTGCCatattgggagattcagt
Above is a genomic segment from Elaeis guineensis isolate ETL-2024a chromosome 1, EG11, whole genome shotgun sequence containing:
- the LOC105038880 gene encoding 70 kDa peptidyl-prolyl isomerase; protein product: MEEDFDLPAGEEEMNDLPNDDFEPNPILKVGEEKEIGKQGLKKKLLKEGQGWETPVVGDEVEVHYTGTLLDGTKFDSSRDRGTPFKFKLGQGHNGTKTPSSFHSRPSGLRGAPHLVTTGAYSIHLCIGFDFVGTIDF